The Terriglobales bacterium genome segment TATGCGGTCGGGACCAACTTCGTCGTTGTCAATCTGGCTTCTGTACCAAGACCGCCGACGGTGCGCCTGATTCAGATCAATGCCACCCAACAACATCGCCAGTTCTTCCTGACTGAGGATGACCTTGACTTCTCCCCTCTGCGGTTGCGGCCAGCGAAATCGCCCCTTGGACAATTTCTTGGCGCAGACCCACAGCCCACTTCCGTCCCACACCAGCAGCTTCAGCCGGTTCCGCTGCGCGTTACAAAACAAAAATACGTGGCCACTGAGCGGTTGGCATTGCAATCGGTCACGCACCAGCCCATAGAGACCTTCAAATCCCTTGCGCATGTCGGTTGCTCCCACCGCCAAATAAATCCGCGTTGCTGCCCCGAAGCCAAACACCCTATATCGTCTCCAAGGCTTGCACCAGCCGCTGCAGCGTAGCGGCATCGAAGCCTGCGTTCACGGCGATTCTTCGTCCTCTCGCCAAAACCACCGCCAAGCCGCAACTGCCGGCGTGCTGCACACCCACCTTCTTGCCCGCCAACTCGACCGCGATCAGCCCATCTCCTCCCCCACTACTCCCGGATCCTGTTGGCATCCGCCTCAAATAACGATTCAGCACTCCCCACGTCAGACCTTGCTGCCGGCAAAACTGGCTACGATTCAGACCACTGCTTTCAAACTCGCGCACGATCTGCTCAATCTCGGCAGACGTGCGCCGCCTCTTTTGCCCATTTTGTCCCTCTGTCATGGAGTTCACTTCAACACAGAAGTTGCGCGTTGCCTAGAATGTGGATGGTCTAACGCTTACGTTTGACCAGGAAAGTGGAATCTGCTCGGTGGCGGCATCGAGCAGCGGTGGCGGTTGGAAGGGCTGGTCGAGCCAGGCGAACAGGTCGCGATAGACGAACAGTTGCTGGCGCAACAGGGCGGCGAGATTGGACAGGCTCCAGCCGAAGCGGGCGCGCAGTTGCAGGTACTTGAGCAGCAGCAGAGCCATGAGGGCGGTCCAGATCTGAATCTGCAGGGCGTTGGGACTGGTGCCGACGAAGGTCTTGATGCGCAGGTTCTGCTTCAACGCCTTGAAAAAAACCCGAATTGCGGATT includes the following:
- the tnpB gene encoding IS66 family insertion sequence element accessory protein TnpB (TnpB, as the term is used for proteins encoded by IS66 family insertion elements, is considered an accessory protein, since TnpC, encoded by a neighboring gene, is a DDE family transposase.), producing MPLRCSGWCKPWRRYRVFGFGAATRIYLAVGATDMRKGFEGLYGLVRDRLQCQPLSGHVFLFCNAQRNRLKLLVWDGSGLWVCAKKLSKGRFRWPQPQRGEVKVILSQEELAMLLGGIDLNQAHRRRSWYRSQIDNDEVGPDRINTAQNDCIPQLSSATK